Sequence from the Flavobacterium sp. J372 genome:
CTTAATTTTTTCAGGGCTTATTTTAAAATAGTAACCCATTGAAATGGCGGCGCTAATATTCCCGGCATTATACAGGCCTATGAGGTTTGATGTGACAGTTATACCCATAAAACTGATTTCAACCATGGGGTTAGCCAGAGCCTTTTCTATGTGAAGGTCACAATTATAATTTTTTGCTGAAAATGTAAAGCGGGGGAGATTTTTGGTCTTCTCATTTTGTATATCGTCATCAAGATTTACAAACGCCATATGCGTGTTTGCAGACAGGTAATCATATAGTTCGCTTTTGCCTTTTATTACACCCTCCGTACCGCCAAAGCCTTCAAGGTGAGCCTTGCCGAAGTTGGTTATGTAACCAAAGTTGGGTTCTGCTATTTCACATAATTCTGCAATTTCCTTTTGATGGTTAGCGCCCATTTCTACAATCCCGATTTCGGTGTCCTTTGTAAATGAAAGCAAGGTGAGAGGTACGCCGATATGGTTGTTTAAGTTGCCTAGAGTCGCCGTAGTGTTGTACCGGGTTGAAAGTACGGCATTAATAAGCTCTTTTGTGGTGGTTTTGCCATTACTGCCGGTTAGTGCTATCACAGGCAGGCCAAGCTGCCTTCTGTGGTGCCTGGCAAGCTCCTGCAGTGCTCTGAGACTGTCCTGCACAAGTATTGTCCGTTCATTGACATAGTGCTCTTTTTCATCAATTATTGCATAAGAAGCGCCTTTCTGTATTGCTTCTGCGGCAAACGTATTGGCGTTGAACTTATCGCCTTTAAGCGCAACAAACAGCGAGCCCGGCTTTATATTTCGTGTGTCGGTTGATATTCCGGTTGTGGTAATGAACAGTTTGTAAATCTCTTCGATATTCATGTGGCTGTAAAATAATAAAAGCCCTAAGATAGGGCTTTTATAGTGAAATTTATTTTGTGTGTCCCGATTAATTACGGGCTTTTTTCCTGCTGTTTTTAGGTCCTACTTTAGACATTGCACAACGGAAACCGATATAGTCTGTTGCCATATCCTGAGGGAAATACCTCCTTTGTGCCGGGTCAAGCCAGTAAGCCCTGTCTCTCCAAGAGCCGCCTTTGTAAACCCTTACGTTGTCATTAATAAGCGTAGTCCTTTTCTTTTTGTCATACTCCCTTACCATGCCGCCTACAGAGTCTTTTGCTACAAGGTGCTTAGGTGAGTCATACATCCTTTTTTGATTATTTTCGCCTTCCTCTTCAGTTGAGTTAGCATCAAAATAACGTGTAGATTCCCTGTCACCATCGCGGAAGTTACGGTTATCACTGCGGTTGTAGTTCTGGCGCAGGTATGTATCTTCTTTAGTAATTTGCGTCTGGGCAATCTGGCCAGGAAGGTTACGGTACTGTATCCTACCGTTGCTAAGCGTATCGTATTCAATTGTTTCAGCTGTAACAATTTCAGCCCTGCCATCATCACCAATTTTGTTTTTCATGTAAACGTTACCCCTGTAGTAGTTGAAGTCGTTACCTTCATCATCTACCATCGGGCGATATACGTCGGCCACCCATTCGGCTACGTTGCCGGCCATGTCATAAAGGCCGAAGTCGTTTGGTGGGTAAGACCTTGCAGGTGCAGTGATATCAGCATTGTCATCGCTCCATCCGGCAATTCCGCCGTAGTCACCTTTACCTTGCTTAAAGTTGGCAAGCTGGTCACCTTTCTGCTGCCTTCTTGATGAACGTGTGTATTGTCCTCTCCAAGGATATTTCTTATTTCCTTTGTACATGTTGTACTCACGGTTACCAACAAGTGCAAGCGCTGCATATTCCCATTCAGCTTCAGTAGGAAGCCTGTATTCAGGCGGTATAAGGCCAGATGTCCTTTGTGCATAAACGTTTTTAGCGTCTTCTTTGTTTGCCAGCTTGTTGCGTGGGCCTTTCAGTACAATTTCTTCATTGCCGCCATATGCTTTTGTAGGGCTTTCAAGGTAAGCTTCTGTGCTGAAAGTATTTTCTGCAGTTGCATCAAGAATTTTGGCATCCCTTTTAAGGTAACCTTCTTTTTCAAGAATTCCTTCAGTAACACGGTCAGTCCTCCATTTAGAGAATTCAACTGCCTGTATCCAGTTTACGCCAACAACCGGGTAATCGCCATAGGCTGGGTGCCTAAGGTAGTTATTGGTCATAGTTTCATTATAGCCAAGTGCGCTCCTCCATACAAGTGTATCTGGCAGTGCACCTACATATATGTTCTTATAGTTTTCTTCTGTTGGAGGGAAAACCCTTTTCAGCCAGTCAAGGTATTCCATGTACATAACATTGGTTACCTCGGTCTCATCCATATAAAAAGACTGTACGTGCTGCTGTGTAGGGGTATTGTTCCAGTCGTGCATAACATCATCCTGAACCCTGCCCATAGTAAATGTTCCGCCTTCCACTTCAACAAGCCCCGGGGCAGCTTCCTGCTGCTTATACTTAGAGTTGTGCTGGAATCCACCTTTCTTGTCATTAATTTTCCACCCTGTTGCACTAGAGGTATTGCCTCCGCCGCCTCTTTTGCTGCAACCGGTAAAACCAACTGCTACCGCAAGTGCAAGAAACAATTGTAAAGCCGTGATTCTGTTAATTTTCATACGTTCTCTGGGTAATAAATTTCGTGGCGCAATATAATAATTAACCATTAAACCGCAACACGTTTTTAAATTTTTTCAAAAAAATCAAAAATATTCATGGTTCTGTTTTTCAATAACGGGGCAATTAAAGTAATATTGCAGGTACACAAATAAATTATTTGCTGCCGTTTGTAATATATTAAGGTAAGGCGGCGTTTTGATGTTTGATGAAAAATTTTTTACTCATTATATGTATATCTTTTCTTACCCTGGTTAATGCCCAGCAGGGAGACATTACCCTTGAATGGAAAGACGGCTTTAAAACTTCGGTTGGGGAACAAAACTTTACTATTCCGGCATTTCAGGCCAAAAACATGTCCTTTAATTCCTATGTAGGGCAATTGCAGTATAAACTCAATCTGCCGGTTGCAGGTCAGGTTGATGAGGGGTCTCTTATACTGTCAAACATCACCTACCAAAACATTACCCGTGAACAGTTGGGTGATATAATGCCACAGCATATCCCTACTGCAATAAATGCTAAACTTAGCGCGGTCAGGTCACGTAATGACTGGTATGCGCTGCTTACGCTTTCACCTATAATAAAAGACGGAAACGCATACAGGCGTGTTATGTCGTTTACTTACACATTCTCAATGCTGGGCAGCAACGTGCCGCAGCGTACGGTAAATAATGTAAGTGCCGTTTCAAACTCTGTACTGGCAACGGGCGACTGGAAGCGTTTTTACGTAGAGCGCTCAGGTATATACAGAGTGTCGCGCAGCTTCTTGCAGCAAATAGGCGTAAATGTAAATGCCGACCCCCGCACTATAAAAATTTACGGCAACGGCGGCAGGATGCTGCCACTGCTTAATGCCACCCCATACCCTATGGACCTTGAGGAAAATGCTGTCACTTTTGTAGGGGAGGAAGACGGTGTTTTTAACGATGGCGATTATATACTATTTTATGCTGAAGGAGTAGATAACTGGAATGCCGAAAATGGTACGCATAACAACCTTTATGCCGACAGGTCTTATTACTATGTAACAGCCGGCGGAACACCCGGTAAGCGTATGGGGCAAATGATACAGCCTGCAAGCCCGCCAAATATAAATGTATCGGCTTTTGATTATTATGTTTACCATGAGCGCGACAGGGTAAATTTTGCAAGGCTTGGCAGAAAATGGTTTGGTGAAGAGTTTAATATTAATGATGAGCAGGAATTTAAATTTATCCTGCCTGACCTGGACTCACCCAATGTTTCTGTAAAAGTGAGCGCCGCCGCCAACTCTGCAGCTACTACAACCATGGATGTTAAGGTAAACGGCCAGCAGGCAGGCGTGCTGAGCTTTATCCCGCCCGCACAATACAGCGCAGGGAGAGAAAGCTTTTTTACAGGCACTGCGACAGTATCGGGCAGTGAGGCAGCAATTACTCTTAAATACAATAATGGCGGTGTGCCTTCGGCAAATGCATGGCTTGATTATATAGTGTTGCAATCAAAAAGGAAATTACGCGGAAATGGTACGCAATTCAGGTTCCGTTATAATGATGCTGCTAATAATATAGGTGTAATACAATACCAGTTTTCTTCTGCCGAAGGTATTGCAGAAGTATGGGATATAACAGATATATACAATGCAGGCAAAATAATTAATACAGGTAACCAGGGCAGCTTTAGTTTTAAAGGGCCTTTGGGAGAGGTGAGGCAATATATTACCTATGTGCCGGCAGATGTTTACACTCCGCAGCGTGAAGGAAATACCAATGTGGCCAACCAAAATCTTAAAGGGACAATTTTTAAAGGGCAGGGCAGCGCTTTTACCGATGTGGACTATCTTATAATTACCCCTGAATTTTTGCGTGGCCCGGCTGAAAAGCTTGCTGCATTCCACAAAACAGATTCCGGGCTTAAAGTAAAAGTAGTAAGCCTTGAGAATATTTACCAGGAATTTGGCGGGGGTAAGCAGGATATCGGGGCTATACGCAATTTTATCAAATACGTTTATAATAATGCTTCGTCAGTTGCCAACAGGGTAAAATATGTCAACCTGTTTGGTGATGCTTCGTTCGATTTTAAGAACAGGATTCCCAATAATACCAATATTGTGCCTACTTTCCATGGGTATGATCAAACAAACAATTTGAACTTTAGCGAAACAAGCACATTTATGTCAGATGACTTTTTTGTGCTGATGGATGCCAATGAAGGTGTGATGCC
This genomic interval carries:
- the gldJ gene encoding gliding motility lipoprotein GldJ, translated to MKINRITALQLFLALAVAVGFTGCSKRGGGGNTSSATGWKINDKKGGFQHNSKYKQQEAAPGLVEVEGGTFTMGRVQDDVMHDWNNTPTQQHVQSFYMDETEVTNVMYMEYLDWLKRVFPPTEENYKNIYVGALPDTLVWRSALGYNETMTNNYLRHPAYGDYPVVGVNWIQAVEFSKWRTDRVTEGILEKEGYLKRDAKILDATAENTFSTEAYLESPTKAYGGNEEIVLKGPRNKLANKEDAKNVYAQRTSGLIPPEYRLPTEAEWEYAALALVGNREYNMYKGNKKYPWRGQYTRSSRRQQKGDQLANFKQGKGDYGGIAGWSDDNADITAPARSYPPNDFGLYDMAGNVAEWVADVYRPMVDDEGNDFNYYRGNVYMKNKIGDDGRAEIVTAETIEYDTLSNGRIQYRNLPGQIAQTQITKEDTYLRQNYNRSDNRNFRDGDRESTRYFDANSTEEEGENNQKRMYDSPKHLVAKDSVGGMVREYDKKKRTTLINDNVRVYKGGSWRDRAYWLDPAQRRYFPQDMATDYIGFRCAMSKVGPKNSRKKARN
- the murF gene encoding UDP-N-acetylmuramoyl-tripeptide--D-alanyl-D-alanine ligase; its protein translation is MNIEEIYKLFITTTGISTDTRNIKPGSLFVALKGDKFNANTFAAEAIQKGASYAIIDEKEHYVNERTILVQDSLRALQELARHHRRQLGLPVIALTGSNGKTTTKELINAVLSTRYNTTATLGNLNNHIGVPLTLLSFTKDTEIGIVEMGANHQKEIAELCEIAEPNFGYITNFGKAHLEGFGGTEGVIKGKSELYDYLSANTHMAFVNLDDDIQNEKTKNLPRFTFSAKNYNCDLHIEKALANPMVEISFMGITVTSNLIGLYNAGNISAAISMGYYFKISPEKIKVAIEAYIPANNRSQIIESAGRQIILDAYNANPSSMAAAIENLKGLSNNPRTAVLGDMFELGQESHKEHANIVSIAAALPEIDFHFIGPDFFNSNAEISNLSFYKTFEDFKDSGAGKLPLNGTLLIKGSRGMALERVLEILE
- the porU gene encoding type IX secretion system sortase PorU, with the translated sequence MKNFLLIICISFLTLVNAQQGDITLEWKDGFKTSVGEQNFTIPAFQAKNMSFNSYVGQLQYKLNLPVAGQVDEGSLILSNITYQNITREQLGDIMPQHIPTAINAKLSAVRSRNDWYALLTLSPIIKDGNAYRRVMSFTYTFSMLGSNVPQRTVNNVSAVSNSVLATGDWKRFYVERSGIYRVSRSFLQQIGVNVNADPRTIKIYGNGGRMLPLLNATPYPMDLEENAVTFVGEEDGVFNDGDYILFYAEGVDNWNAENGTHNNLYADRSYYYVTAGGTPGKRMGQMIQPASPPNINVSAFDYYVYHERDRVNFARLGRKWFGEEFNINDEQEFKFILPDLDSPNVSVKVSAAANSAATTTMDVKVNGQQAGVLSFIPPAQYSAGRESFFTGTATVSGSEAAITLKYNNGGVPSANAWLDYIVLQSKRKLRGNGTQFRFRYNDAANNIGVIQYQFSSAEGIAEVWDITDIYNAGKIINTGNQGSFSFKGPLGEVRQYITYVPADVYTPQREGNTNVANQNLKGTIFKGQGSAFTDVDYLIITPEFLRGPAEKLAAFHKTDSGLKVKVVSLENIYQEFGGGKQDIGAIRNFIKYVYNNASSVANRVKYVNLFGDASFDFKNRIPNNTNIVPTFHGYDQTNNLNFSETSTFMSDDFFVLMDANEGVMPIGSGSEGPDIAVGRMLVTNVANANEMVNKVFEYKAEESYGRWRNEYVVVSDDIDNSYDEDFVDVMDSLADTLVNNRPFINMRKIYTDAYVQQVTSGGERYPEAKDQIIRSLNYGTLVLNYLGHGGENGMASEAIFGIADAQNLTNKYKYPLFITATCDLTKFDNPYRPTTGEYLYWNTNGGAICLITTTRAIFINDAFNFNTDLSTRLYSFSGGDYPSMAEAVRLTKAQNGAAGFRVVAFVGDPALKLTMPKPKVVLTEINGQPAGSSTTVLQALSQATMKGQVTDENGNVLSGYNGELAVSVFDKPVQRTTLGNDQPTPIYNFSVLGETIFRGNATVTNGQFQFSFVVPRDIRIPVAAGRVSFYAKRNGILEDQAGFDNTVQIGGINANAAVDNTGPRVKLYMNDTSFISGGITNESPIFLAFLEDENGINTASGIGHDIVAILDGDEANPYILNDYYETEIDDYTRSNIRYPFSNLSPGLHTITFKAWDVYNNLVTAEIQFVVVGDENMHIEKVLNYPNPFVSYTEFWFTHNRPFEPLDVQVQVFTVTGKVVKTINQSVVTDGFLSRDIRWDGKDDFGDKIGKGVYIYKMTVRSSISGKTAEKYEKLVLL